A single genomic interval of uncultured Pseudodesulfovibrio sp. harbors:
- a CDS encoding tetratricopeptide repeat protein has product MTESAKRSDQEILSLIGEVENEAAGGAEALFMAAMLADSPLPYDFALSSEGALHNPSLISPAAAFFAATATIDPLVTRTLIESDADAQTFQLCEDVRETLLGSLTDDDRDEWAGRAVYALNLILPDAEPQNWPTVEWLMPHIHACRDLVTTLGINSPAANRVLHQAGFSLYHQNRHAEAADLLDLALTVDVAIKGKAHPDIPADLEGIGTVLWAGGQYDKAEAAFAACLELQKEIFTEDNPVCAPILNSLAVVRQAQGKLAEAEDSFKECLRILTQTHGEGHPAIASCLSNLALLYEAMNRPEDALRLALRSLEITSQVYGNEHPEVASDHNTVALLHDALGNLDKAEEHFRKGLAIREKAYGVEHPETGQSMCNLALLLDHGGRHEEAAVLYEKGLAIYEAALGPNHPLMETALDNYLALLEKTGGRPASDSLRQRAEAKLREIVERAK; this is encoded by the coding sequence GTGACAGAGAGTGCAAAACGTTCCGACCAAGAGATTCTTTCCCTGATCGGAGAAGTGGAAAACGAGGCTGCCGGAGGAGCAGAGGCACTGTTCATGGCCGCCATGCTCGCAGACTCCCCCCTGCCCTATGATTTCGCCCTGTCCAGCGAAGGCGCGCTCCACAATCCGTCACTCATCAGTCCCGCAGCCGCCTTTTTCGCGGCCACAGCCACCATCGACCCGCTCGTGACCCGTACCCTCATCGAATCCGACGCCGATGCCCAGACATTCCAGCTTTGCGAAGACGTGCGTGAAACCCTGCTGGGTTCGCTGACCGACGATGACCGGGACGAATGGGCCGGACGCGCTGTATACGCCCTGAACCTCATCCTGCCCGATGCCGAGCCGCAGAACTGGCCCACCGTTGAATGGCTCATGCCGCACATTCACGCCTGCCGCGATCTCGTCACCACGCTGGGCATCAATTCCCCCGCCGCCAACCGGGTGTTGCATCAGGCCGGTTTCTCCCTCTACCATCAGAACAGGCATGCAGAAGCCGCCGACCTGCTCGATTTGGCGCTGACGGTCGACGTTGCCATCAAGGGAAAGGCACACCCCGACATCCCCGCCGACCTTGAAGGCATCGGTACCGTACTCTGGGCCGGAGGGCAGTACGACAAGGCCGAAGCCGCCTTTGCCGCCTGCCTTGAACTGCAAAAGGAAATTTTCACTGAAGACAACCCGGTCTGTGCGCCCATTCTCAATTCGCTGGCTGTCGTGCGTCAGGCACAGGGAAAGTTGGCCGAGGCCGAAGACTCTTTCAAGGAATGCCTCCGCATCCTGACACAGACCCACGGGGAAGGACACCCGGCCATTGCCTCGTGTCTGAGCAATCTGGCCCTGCTGTATGAGGCCATGAACCGCCCGGAAGACGCCCTGCGCCTTGCCCTGCGCTCGCTTGAAATCACCTCTCAGGTCTACGGAAACGAACACCCCGAGGTCGCGTCCGACCACAATACCGTGGCGCTTCTCCATGACGCGCTCGGCAACCTCGACAAGGCGGAAGAACACTTCCGCAAGGGCCTCGCCATCCGGGAAAAGGCCTACGGGGTGGAACACCCGGAAACTGGCCAGTCCATGTGCAATCTGGCCCTGCTCCTCGACCATGGGGGCAGGCACGAAGAGGCCGCCGTGCTCTACGAAAAGGGACTCGCCATCTATGAAGCGGCCCTCGGCCCGAATCATCCGCTCATGGAGACCGCGCTGGACAACTACCTCGCCCTGCTCGAAAAGACCGGAGGCCGTCCGGCATCGGATTCCCTACGCCAGCGCGCCGAAGCCAAGCTTCGGGAAATCGTCGAACGGGCCAAGTAA
- a CDS encoding carbohydrate kinase, translating into MPTFTAIGLGEILWDILPDDRKLGGAPANFAYHVNSLGGTGIPVSRIGDDDLGRETLDELSRHGISTDFITIDQEHLTGTVDAEIDSSGGATYVFPDDVAWDHLACDDQTEKLAASADAVCFGTLAQRSPISRRAIHGFLEAAPQALKVYDINLRQNFYDQKRIHTSLEMADVLKINDEELAIVTGMFGLPGEDRTALRELSGRYGLRLAVLTRGADGSLILSPDAESNLPGAPVDIIDTIGAGDSFTAAMTLAHLHGMPLDDMHRYAAQVAAFVCGQAGAMPILPAHLRIR; encoded by the coding sequence ATGCCGACCTTCACAGCCATAGGCCTCGGGGAAATCCTCTGGGACATCCTTCCCGACGACAGAAAACTCGGCGGCGCACCCGCCAATTTCGCCTATCACGTCAACAGCCTCGGCGGCACGGGCATCCCGGTCTCGCGCATCGGGGATGACGACCTTGGCCGCGAAACACTGGACGAACTGTCACGCCACGGCATTTCCACCGACTTCATCACCATCGACCAGGAGCACCTGACCGGAACCGTTGATGCCGAAATCGATTCCAGCGGCGGAGCCACCTATGTCTTTCCCGATGATGTCGCGTGGGACCACCTTGCCTGTGACGACCAGACCGAGAAACTCGCCGCCAGTGCCGATGCCGTCTGTTTCGGCACCCTTGCCCAGCGCAGCCCGATTTCACGCAGGGCCATCCACGGATTTCTCGAAGCCGCACCGCAGGCCCTCAAGGTTTACGACATCAACCTGCGCCAGAATTTCTACGACCAGAAACGCATTCACACGTCCCTTGAAATGGCCGACGTTCTCAAGATCAACGACGAGGAACTCGCCATCGTCACCGGCATGTTCGGGCTTCCCGGCGAGGACCGGACCGCTCTCCGGGAACTCAGTGGCCGCTACGGTCTCCGGCTGGCCGTCCTGACTCGCGGCGCGGACGGCAGCCTCATCCTGTCACCGGACGCCGAATCGAATCTTCCGGGCGCACCCGTCGACATCATCGACACCATCGGGGCTGGCGATTCCTTTACCGCCGCCATGACGCTCGCCCATCTCCACGGCATGCCGCTGGACGACATGCACCGTTACGCCGCACAGGTCGCCGCCTTTGTCTGCGGTCAGGCAGGAGCCATGCCGATACTCCCCGCCCATCTACGCATCCGCTGA